CCGTGAAGGGTGGCGAACGCGCCATCGAGAACTCGCACGAACTGCTGGCCGAGACCCGCCGCGGCGACCCGGCCGTGCCCGAACTCTCGGTCCGGCAAATTCAGGAGCAGATGGGTCTGGCCGTCGCCCGCGTCATGACCGAGGGCTCGCTGTACGATCCGGAGCTGGCCGCGCTGGCGATCAAACAGGCCCAGGGCGATCTGGTCGAAGCGGTGTTTTTGTTGCGGGCCTATCGTACCACATTGCCGCGCTTCGGATCGTCGCAGCCGATCGACACCGCTACCATGCTGGTCCGCCGCCGGGTCTCGGCCACATTCAAGGATTTGCCGGGCGGCCAGGTGCTGGGGCCGACCTACGATTACACCCACCGCCTGCTGGATTTCTCGCTGCTGGACGAAGACCGGCCGGCGCCAGAAGCCCCCGTCGCCGAGGAAGCGCTGGACGTGCACATGCCCCGCGTCGCCGACCTGCTGGGCGCCCAGGGCCTGATAGAGCCCGCCGCCGCAGAAGACGGGAACGCGGAGCCGTTCGATCTGACCCGTGAGCCGATGCGCTTTCCGGCGGGCCGCGACCAGCGCCTGCAAAACCTGTTCCGCGGCGACGAGGGCTTCGTGCTGGCGCTCGGCTATTCCACCCAGCGCGGCTTTGGCGGCGTCCACCCGTTCGCCGGCGAAATCCGCCTGGGCGAGGTGGAGGTGGAATTCGTGCCGGAGGAACTGGGCTTCCCGGTCTCGCTCGGCACGATCACCGTCACCGAGTGCGAGATGGTCACCCAGTTCGAGGGCGCGAAGGACGTGCCGCCGCAATTCACCCGCGGCTATGGCATCAGCTTCGGCCATTCCGAGCGCAAGGCCATGGCCATGGCGCTGGTCGATCGCGCCATGCGCTGCGAGGAATTCGGCGAGGAGGCGAAACACCCGGCTCAGGACCAGGAATTCGTCCTCTCCCATTCCGACAATGTCGAGGCATCGGGCTTCGTCCAGCACCTGAAGCTGCCGCACTATGTGGACTTCCAGTCGGAACTGGAATTGCTGCGTCGCCTGCGCCGCGAGATGACCGAAGAGCGGCAGGAGGCCGCCGAATGAGCGAACGGAAGGCCGGCGGCGCGACCGCCTACAACTTCGCCTATCTGGACGAGCAGACCAAGCGGATGATCCGCCGAGTGCTGCTGAAGGCCGTCGCCATTCCCGGCTACCAGGTGCCGTTCGGCGGACGGGAAATGCCGCTGCCCTATGGCTGGGGCACCGGCGGCATTCAGGTGACGGCGGCGATCCTGGGCCGGGACGACACGCTCAAGGTCATCGACCAGGGCGCCGACGACACGACCAACGCCGTCAACATCCGCCGCTTCTTCGCCGTCACCGCCGACGTGCGCACCACCGAGAAAACCGCCGAGGCCAGCATCATCCAGACCCGCCACCGCATCCCGGAAGAGCCGCTGCGCGCCGACCAGATCCTGGTCTACCAGGTGCCGATCCCGGAGCCGCTGCGCAAGCTGGAGCCGCGCGAAACCGAGTGCCGAAAAATGCACGCCTATGCGGAATACGGCCTGATGCAGGTGAAGCTCTACGAAGACATCGCCCGCTTCGGCGAGATCTCGGTCACCTACGACTATCCGGTGCTGACCAACGGCCGTTATGTGACCGCACCGTCGCCGATCCCGAAATTCGACAATCCGAAAATGCACGACATGCCGGCGCTGCAATTGTTCGGCGCGGGGCGCGAGAAGCGCATCTACGCCATCCCGCCCTACACATCGGTCAAGAGCCTGGACTTCGACGACCACCCGTTCCGCCCGCAGGAATGGGACGAGGTTTGCGGCCTCTGCGGCGCCGCCGACTCGTTCCTGGACGAGGTGATCCTCGACGACCGGGGCGGGCACATGTTCGTCTGCTCCGACAGCGACTATTGCACCGGCCGCCGCGCCGCCGGCCATGTCGGGCCAATGGCGGCGGAGGCCGAGGAGGCGGGTTATGGCGAATAAAGCGCTGGGCGTGGCGACCAGCCTCTCCCTATCCTCCAGCGGCGTCATTGCGAGCCCGCGGAGCGGGCGCGGCAATCCAGCCACTCTCCCGCCCGAGGCGAGCCATTGCTGGATTGCTTCGTCGCCTGCGGCTCCTCGCAATGACGCCCAGATGGGGGGCGACGGCCGATGACCGCTCCCCTTCTCACCGCCGACGGCGTCACCAAGCTCTATCCCGGCGGCCGGGTCGGCTGCCGGGACGTCTCCTTCACGCTCTATCCGGGCGAGGTGCTGGGCATTGTCGGCGAGAGCGGCAGCGGCAAGTCGACGCTGCTGAACTGCCTCTCCGCCAAGATGGAGCCCAGCGCCGGCCGCATCCGCTTCGCAACGCGCACCAATGGCCTGACCGACATTTTCCGCCTGTCGGAGCCGGAACGCCGCCTCTTGATGCGCACCGACTGGGGCATCGTCCACCAGAACCCGCGCGACGGCCTGCGCATGGGCGTGTCCGCCGGCGGCAATGTCGGCGAACGGCTGATGGCCGTCGGCGCCCGCCACTACGCCAACATCCGGCAGGAAGCGCTCGATTGGCTTTCCCGGGTCGAGATCGCCGAGGACCGCGTGGACGACCGCCCGCGCGACTTCTCCGGCGGCATGCAACAGCGCCTGCAGATCGCCCGCATCCTGGTCTCGAAACCCCGCCTGGTGTTCATGGACGAGCCCACCGGCGGCCTGGACGTCAGCGTGCAGGCGCGCCTGCTCGACCTGCTGCGCGGGCTGGTGCGCTCGCTGGGGCTGGCGGCGGTGGTGGTGACCCACGACCTGGCCGTGGTCCGCCTGCTGGCCGACCGGCTGATGGTGATGAAGGGCGGCGAGGTGGTGGAGGCCGGCCTGACCGACCAGGTGCTGGACGACCCGCACCATCCCTACACCCAGCTTCTCGTCTCCGCCGTGCTGCAGGGGTGAACGCCGTGAAGTTCCTCGCCACCACCGACCGTCTCACCCTGAGCAGCGCGCAGCGCGTATCGAAGGGTCTTCCGAAGCCGGCCGCGAAACGCCCTTCGATACGCCCGGATTGCATCCGGGCTACTCAGGGTGAAACGGGTTTGGAGGATGGACAGGGTGAGGCGGGTCCGGGGGAAGGACAATGTCATCCATGACCCCCTCGCCCATTCTCCGGGTCGAAAGCCTCGCCAAGACCTTCACCCTGCACACCCAGGGCGGCGTGCGGCTGCCGGTGTTCCGGGACGTGAGCTTCACCGTCGCGCCCGGCGAGTGCGTGGTGCTCGCCGGCCCGTCCGGTAGCGGCAAGAGCACGCTGCTGCGCTCGCTCTACGCCAACTACCTGCCGGATGCCGGCCATATCCATGTCCGCCACCAGGGGACCTGGGTCGACATGGTGACGGCCGAGCCGCGCGCCATCCTGGCGGTGCGGCGCCAGACCATGGGCTATGTGAGCCAGTTCCTGCGGGTCATTCCGCGGGTGCCGACCCTGGACATCGTCGCCGAGCCGCTGCTGGCCCAGGGCGTCGCGCAGGAGGAGGCGGAGGCCCGCGCCCGCGCCCTGCTCCACCGCCTGGCCTTGCCGGAGCGGCTCTGGAGCGTGCCGCCCGCCACCTTCTCCGGCGGCGAGCAGCAGCGCGTGAACATTGCCCGCAGCTTCGTGCGTGCCTACCCTATCCTGCTGCTGGACGAGCCGACCGCCTCGCTCGACCAGGCCAACCGCGAGACTGTGGTGGCCCTGGTCAACGAGGCGCGCGCCGCCGGCACCGCCATCGTCGCCATCTGCCATGACGCGCCCGTGCGCGACGCCATCGCCACCCGCCTGTTCGACGTTACGGAGTTTGCAGCCGCCGCATGAGTGAAACCACACTGACCAACGCCCGGCTGGTGCTACGCGACCGGGTCATGTCCGGCGCTCTCGCCATCCGAGACGGCCGCATCCTCGCCATCGGAACGGACGCCACACAGGGGCAGGACCTGGAGGGGGATTATTTGATCCCCGGCCTGGTGGAACTGCACACCGACAATATCGAGAAGAACCTGCGCCCCCGCCCCGGCATCACCTGGCCGTCGGCACTGGCGGCGATCCTGGCACACGACGCGGCCTGCGCCGGCGCCGGCATCACCACGGTCTACGACTCGATCTCGGTCGGCGAATATTCGGACGCGCCGGGCCGGCGCGAATTCCTGCAACTCTCCGTCGACGGCATCAAGCAGGGCATGGCCGCCGATGCCTTCCGCGCCGAGCACCGGCTGCACCTGCGCTGCGAACTGCCGGACCCCGGCGTGCTGCGCCTGCTGGAGCCCTATTGGGACGAGCCGCTGTTCGGCCTCATCAGCCTGATGGACCACACGCCCGGCCAGCGGCAATGGCGCGACATGGAGAGCTATCGCGTCTACCTGACCCCGCGCCTGATGCCCGGCGAGACCTTCGAACGGCGCGTGGCCGACCGGATCGAGACCGGACAGAAGTTGGTGCCGATCCATCGCCGCGAGATCCTGGCGCGCTGGCGGGCCAAGGGCGCGGACCTGCCGGTCGCCTCGCACGACGACACCACGCTGGAGCATGTGGCCGAGGCCGCCGCCGACGGCATCGCCATCGCCGAATTCCCGACCACGCTGGAAGCGGCCAAGGCTCTGCACGCGGCGAAGATCGGCGTCGTCATGGGCGCGCCGAACGTGGTGCGCGGCGGGTCCCATTCCGGCAATGTCTCGGCCATGGAGTTGGCGCACGAAGGGCTGGTGGATGGCCTTTCCAGCGACTACGCACCCTTCAGCCTGTTGCACGCCGCCTTCCTGCTGCACGAGCGCGCCGGCCTGCCCCTGTCCGACGCCATTGCCACCGTGACCGCGGCACCGGCCGCCATGGCCGGGCTCCGCGACCGCGGTTCGATCGCCGAAGGCCGGCGCGCCGACCTGGTGCAGGTGCGGCTGGTCGAGGGCGTGCCCGTGGTCCGCGCCGTCTGGCGCGAAGGCCGGCGGGTGGCCTGAGGGCGACGCGTTCGGGTTTGGAAGATATCGGATCGCAGTCCGGCCGCGACGCGCCGGCGCTGCCGCACCGCTGCCATTGACATCCCGCCCGCAGCATCGAATATGGGGGTTTCTAGCCCGGGGTGCTTTGCGCAATAGGGTGGCGCAAGGCTGAGAGCAGACCCGAAACACACCTGATCTGGGTAATGCCAGCGCAGGGAGGCCTTCACAATGGCATCCAAGAGCAAATCGGTCCTTATCATCGGTGGCGGCATCAACGGCCTTGCCATCGCCTGGCGGCTGGCGGAGGCCGGCTGCACGGTCGACGTCCTTGACGCCGGCGCCATCGGTCCCGGCACAAAGGGCGCGACCTGGGCCGCCGGCGGCATGCTGGCCGCCAGCGTCGAGGCGGAGCCGGGCGAGGAAGCGCTGACGGCGCTCTGCCTCGACAGCCAGCAACGCTGGCCCGCCTTCCGCGACGCGCTGGAGGCGGCAAGCGGCGTCTCGGTCGGCTATCGCGACGAGGGCACGCTGGTGGTCGCCACCAACCGCGACGAGGCGGCGGCCCTGCGCCATCATTACGACTATCAGACCGGCCTCGGCCTGGCCCTGGAATGGCTGACGCCGGCAGAGGCGCGGCGGCGCGAGCCGCATCTGGGCCGCACCATCACCGCGGGCGTCTATTCCCCCGGCGACCACCAGGTGGAGAACCGCGACGTGCTGCGCGCCCTGGTGGTCGCGGCTGAGCGCGCCGGCGTGCGCCTGCACCCCCACACCCCGGTCGAAGCGCTGGAGACGGTTGGCGACCGCGCCACCGGCGTGCGCATTGCCGGCGAGGTCCACGCCGCCGACGCGGTGGTGCTGGCCGCCGGGGCCTGGTGCGGCGCGATCCGGAACATCCCGCCGGAAGCAAAGCCGCCGGTGCGCCCGCTCAAGGGCCAGATGCTGGCGGTGCAGATGGACCCGGCCGCGCCGATCCTCTCGCACGTGGTGTGGGCTCCGGCCACCTATTTGATCCCCCGGCTCGACGGCCGCCTGCTGATCGGCGCCACGGTGGAGGAACGCGGCTTCGACGACACAGTCACAGCCGGCGGCCTGCTGACCCTTTTGGATACCGCCTGGCGGGCGCTGCCCACCATCGAGGAACTGCCGGTGGTGGAGACCTGGGCCGGCTTCCGCCCCACCAGCCGCGACGACGCGCCGATCTTCGGCCCCACGGCGGTGGAGGGCCTGTTCCTCGCCACCGGCCACCACCGCAACGGCATCCTGCTGGCCCCCATGACCGCCGACGCGGTCGGCGCCGCGGTGCTGGGCCACGACATGCCGGCGGTCGCCCGGCCCTTCACCAACGACCGCTTCGCCTCCCGCCCGACCACCAAGGCCGTCGCATGAGCATGACCCTGACCGTCAATGGCGAGCCGCGCCAGTCCGCAGCCGCCACCGTGATCGCGCTGCTGACCGAGGAAGGCGTGCAGCCGGATGCCAAGGGCGTCGCCGTGGCGCTGAACGGCGCCGTCGTGCGCAAGCCCGACTGGAGCGCCACCGCCCTTGCCGACGGCGATGCCGTCGAAATCGTCAAACCGTTTTCCGGAGGCTGAGCCTCAACCATGCAAACGACCGCCCCCAAAACCGAGACCGACGACGCGCTGGAAATCGGCGGCGTCCGCTTCCGCTCGCGCCTGATGCTGGGCACGGCCGGCTATCCGAACCGGCAGGTGATGCTGGATGCGCTGGAGGCCGGCGGTGCCGAGATCGTCACCGTCTCGATCCGCCGCATCTCGCTGGAAGCCTATGCCGAGAGCATGACCGATGTGCTGGCGGGCAAGCACCTGCTGCCGAACACCGCCGGCTGCGCCACCGCCAAGGACGCGGTGCTGACCGCGCAACTGGCGCGCGAGGCGCTGGAGACCAACTGGGTCAAGCTGGAGGTGATCGGCGACCGCGACACGCTCTATCCCGACGTCGAGGAATTGCTGCGCGCCGCCGAGGAACTGGTCAAGGACGGCTTCACCGTCCTGCCCTACGCCAACGACGACCCGGTGACCTGCCGCAAGCTGGCGGATGTCGGCTGCGCGGCAGTGATGCCGATGGGCTCGTTCATCGGCTCCGGCCTGGGGGTCGCCAACCCGGCGGCAATGGCGCGGATCGTGGCGGATTCGCCGGTGCCGGTGATCTGCGACGCGGGGCTTGGCACTGCCAGCGACGCGGCGATTGCGATGGAACTGGGCTGCTCCGGCGTGCTGCTGAACACGGCGGTCGCCAAGGCGCTGGACCCTGTGCGCATGGCCCGCGCCATGGGCCGGGCGGTGCAGGCGGGCCGCGACGCCCACCTGGCCGGCCGCATCCCCAAGCTGGCCCGCGCCGAACCGTCGAGCCCGCAACTGGGGCTGATCGGCGGCTGAGGCGTGGCGGCGGAGACCGTGCCGGACACTCCGCCGTCTGCGCTCTCCCGGAAGGGCGCAGCCCTGTCCGGCCCCTATGAGCTTTCCCGGAAGGGCGCAGCCCTGTCCGGGACCTCCGGAAGAGTTCGATCGGCAAGAGGTCCCGGCTCGAGCCGGGAAAGCTGAGAGAGATTGCGATGCGCCCGCTCCCCTCCCCGCCCGTGCTGTTGATCACCGACCGGGGCCAAGCCGGTCGGCCGCTGCCGGACGTGGTCGCCGCGGCCTTCGACGGCGGCTGCCGCTGGGTCAGCCTGCGCGAGAAGGACCTGCCCGCCCACGACCGCCGCCGCCTGGCCGAAACGCTGGTAAAGCGGGCCGAGCCCTACAAGGCGCGGGTGGGCGTGCACGACGACGTGGCGCTGGCCGCGAGCCTGGGTCTGCGGGCGCTGCACCTGCCGGCGGGCGGCGACGTGACGGCGGCGAAGCGCCGGGCGGACCCGCGCTGCCTGATCGGCCGCTCCTGCCATACGGCCGAGGCGGTGGCAGCGGCCGCAGCGGCAGGCGCCGACTATGCGAGCCTGAGCCCGATCTTCCTGACGCGCAGCAAGCCCGGCTATGGCCCGGCCCTGGGCGTGGACCGCCTCGCCGCCATCGCTGGCGGGAGCCCTCTGCCGCTGGTGGCGCTGGGCGGGCTGACGCCGGAGCGCGTCGCCGCCTGCCGGGCGACCGGCGCCAAGGGCATCGCCGTCATGGGCGAGGTCATGCGCGCCGACGACCCGGCGCGGGTGATGCGGGCGTTTGTCGAGGCTTGGAACACTTAAGCCGATTGGCGGTAGTGTAGCCCGAGCGCCGGTGGACCCCGGAGCCTGCGGAGCGCCGATGTACCCCGGACGGTGCGGAGCGCCGATCCGGGGCCGATGTCATCGTGCGAACACCGCAGCCGCCGGTGTTCGCGAGAGCAACCGATCCCGGCACAACGCTCCGCGGCGGCCGGGACACACAAGCTCACCGCTCCGCGGCGGCCGCGACACACAAACTGCGGCGGGCGAAGCGTGACGGCGGATAGAGTCAGGGGCTCTGCGGCGGGCCTTCCAGCATCGGCACGTGGCCGGGCAATCCCGCCACCCGCGCACACCAGGCTTGCACCGCCGGGAATTGCCCCAGGTCGAAACCGCCCTGGGCCGCCACATGGGTGTAGGCGTAGAGGCCGATATCGGCGACCGAGAAGCCCTCTCCCACCAGGAAATCCCGGCCGGCCAAATGCCCCTCCATCACGCCCAGCGCGCGGTTGCCGCCGGCGATGCGGGCCGGCAGTTCGGCATAGCGGGAATGGCCCTCGGCCAGATGGCGGCGGATATAGCGGGCGACGGCCACCTGCGGCTCGTGGCTGTATTGCTCGAAGAACAGCCATTGCAGCACCTGGGCGCGGGCGAACGGCGCCGCCGGCATCAGGGTCGAGCCCTCGGCCAGATAGCAGAGGATGGCGTTGGACTCGAACAGGATGCGGCCGTCCTCGAACACCACCGCCGGGATTTTGCCGTTCGGATTGATCGCCAGGAAGTCCGGCGTGCGCGTCTCGCCCCGGTCGGTGTCGAGGTCGACCAGACGATAGGAGAGGCCCAGATGCGCCAGGGCGAGGCGCACCTTGTAGCCGTTGCCGGAATCCCAGTTGTCGTAGAGGGTGAGCGCCATGGCCAGAGCCTCAGAGCGATGCCCGCACCAGCGCCGCGCCGTCAGCCAGCGCTTTCAGCTTGGCAAAGGCCAGGCCGCGGGGCAGATATTTCATGCCGCAATCCGGGGCCCCGATCAGGCGGTCCGCGTCGATATGGCGGAGGGCGCCGCGCAGGCGGTCCGCCACCACCTCCGCCGTTTCCGCCACCGGATCGGCAAGGTCGATGACGCCATAGATCACCTTCTTGTCCGGCAGGCTGCGCAGGGTCTCCGGGTCCAGGTGCGGCTGGGCGGCCTCGATCGAGATCGCATCCGCCCGGCAGGCGTTCAACTGCGGCAGATAGGAATAGCCGGACGGCTTGCCGCTGACGACATAGGCATAGCCGAAGCAAAGATGCACCGCCGTTGGCCCGGCAATCCCCTCCAGCGCCCGGTCGATGGCGGCGACGCCCCAGCGGTCCGCCTCCTGCGGATTGGCCTGCATGTAGGGCTCGTCGATCTGGATCCAGTCGGCACCGGCGGCCTTGAGGGTCTTGATCTCCTCGTTCACCGCGGCCGCATAGGCCATGATCAGGGCTTCCTGGTCGTTGTAGTGCTCGTCCAGCGCCAGCTTGGCCATGGTGAAGCCGCCGGGGATGGTCA
The nucleotide sequence above comes from Alphaproteobacteria bacterium. Encoded proteins:
- a CDS encoding carbon-phosphorus lyase complex subunit PhnI, translating into MYVAVKGGERAIENSHELLAETRRGDPAVPELSVRQIQEQMGLAVARVMTEGSLYDPELAALAIKQAQGDLVEAVFLLRAYRTTLPRFGSSQPIDTATMLVRRRVSATFKDLPGGQVLGPTYDYTHRLLDFSLLDEDRPAPEAPVAEEALDVHMPRVADLLGAQGLIEPAAAEDGNAEPFDLTREPMRFPAGRDQRLQNLFRGDEGFVLALGYSTQRGFGGVHPFAGEIRLGEVEVEFVPEELGFPVSLGTITVTECEMVTQFEGAKDVPPQFTRGYGISFGHSERKAMAMALVDRAMRCEEFGEEAKHPAQDQEFVLSHSDNVEASGFVQHLKLPHYVDFQSELELLRRLRREMTEERQEAAE
- a CDS encoding alpha-D-ribose 1-methylphosphonate 5-phosphate C-P-lyase PhnJ, translated to MSERKAGGATAYNFAYLDEQTKRMIRRVLLKAVAIPGYQVPFGGREMPLPYGWGTGGIQVTAAILGRDDTLKVIDQGADDTTNAVNIRRFFAVTADVRTTEKTAEASIIQTRHRIPEEPLRADQILVYQVPIPEPLRKLEPRETECRKMHAYAEYGLMQVKLYEDIARFGEISVTYDYPVLTNGRYVTAPSPIPKFDNPKMHDMPALQLFGAGREKRIYAIPPYTSVKSLDFDDHPFRPQEWDEVCGLCGAADSFLDEVILDDRGGHMFVCSDSDYCTGRRAAGHVGPMAAEAEEAGYGE
- the phnK gene encoding phosphonate C-P lyase system protein PhnK encodes the protein MTAPLLTADGVTKLYPGGRVGCRDVSFTLYPGEVLGIVGESGSGKSTLLNCLSAKMEPSAGRIRFATRTNGLTDIFRLSEPERRLLMRTDWGIVHQNPRDGLRMGVSAGGNVGERLMAVGARHYANIRQEALDWLSRVEIAEDRVDDRPRDFSGGMQQRLQIARILVSKPRLVFMDEPTGGLDVSVQARLLDLLRGLVRSLGLAAVVVTHDLAVVRLLADRLMVMKGGEVVEAGLTDQVLDDPHHPYTQLLVSAVLQG
- the phnL gene encoding phosphonate C-P lyase system protein PhnL is translated as MSSMTPSPILRVESLAKTFTLHTQGGVRLPVFRDVSFTVAPGECVVLAGPSGSGKSTLLRSLYANYLPDAGHIHVRHQGTWVDMVTAEPRAILAVRRQTMGYVSQFLRVIPRVPTLDIVAEPLLAQGVAQEEAEARARALLHRLALPERLWSVPPATFSGGEQQRVNIARSFVRAYPILLLDEPTASLDQANRETVVALVNEARAAGTAIVAICHDAPVRDAIATRLFDVTEFAAAA
- a CDS encoding alpha-D-ribose 1-methylphosphonate 5-triphosphate diphosphatase, with the translated sequence MSETTLTNARLVLRDRVMSGALAIRDGRILAIGTDATQGQDLEGDYLIPGLVELHTDNIEKNLRPRPGITWPSALAAILAHDAACAGAGITTVYDSISVGEYSDAPGRREFLQLSVDGIKQGMAADAFRAEHRLHLRCELPDPGVLRLLEPYWDEPLFGLISLMDHTPGQRQWRDMESYRVYLTPRLMPGETFERRVADRIETGQKLVPIHRREILARWRAKGADLPVASHDDTTLEHVAEAAADGIAIAEFPTTLEAAKALHAAKIGVVMGAPNVVRGGSHSGNVSAMELAHEGLVDGLSSDYAPFSLLHAAFLLHERAGLPLSDAIATVTAAPAAMAGLRDRGSIAEGRRADLVQVRLVEGVPVVRAVWREGRRVA
- the thiO gene encoding glycine oxidase ThiO translates to MASKSKSVLIIGGGINGLAIAWRLAEAGCTVDVLDAGAIGPGTKGATWAAGGMLAASVEAEPGEEALTALCLDSQQRWPAFRDALEAASGVSVGYRDEGTLVVATNRDEAAALRHHYDYQTGLGLALEWLTPAEARRREPHLGRTITAGVYSPGDHQVENRDVLRALVVAAERAGVRLHPHTPVEALETVGDRATGVRIAGEVHAADAVVLAAGAWCGAIRNIPPEAKPPVRPLKGQMLAVQMDPAAPILSHVVWAPATYLIPRLDGRLLIGATVEERGFDDTVTAGGLLTLLDTAWRALPTIEELPVVETWAGFRPTSRDDAPIFGPTAVEGLFLATGHHRNGILLAPMTADAVGAAVLGHDMPAVARPFTNDRFASRPTTKAVA
- the thiS gene encoding sulfur carrier protein ThiS, with the protein product MTLTVNGEPRQSAAATVIALLTEEGVQPDAKGVAVALNGAVVRKPDWSATALADGDAVEIVKPFSGG
- a CDS encoding thiazole synthase → MQTTAPKTETDDALEIGGVRFRSRLMLGTAGYPNRQVMLDALEAGGAEIVTVSIRRISLEAYAESMTDVLAGKHLLPNTAGCATAKDAVLTAQLAREALETNWVKLEVIGDRDTLYPDVEELLRAAEELVKDGFTVLPYANDDPVTCRKLADVGCAAVMPMGSFIGSGLGVANPAAMARIVADSPVPVICDAGLGTASDAAIAMELGCSGVLLNTAVAKALDPVRMARAMGRAVQAGRDAHLAGRIPKLARAEPSSPQLGLIGG
- a CDS encoding thiamine phosphate synthase, which translates into the protein MRPLPSPPVLLITDRGQAGRPLPDVVAAAFDGGCRWVSLREKDLPAHDRRRLAETLVKRAEPYKARVGVHDDVALAASLGLRALHLPAGGDVTAAKRRADPRCLIGRSCHTAEAVAAAAAAGADYASLSPIFLTRSKPGYGPALGVDRLAAIAGGSPLPLVALGGLTPERVAACRATGAKGIAVMGEVMRADDPARVMRAFVEAWNT
- a CDS encoding glutathione S-transferase family protein, which produces MALTLYDNWDSGNGYKVRLALAHLGLSYRLVDLDTDRGETRTPDFLAINPNGKIPAVVFEDGRILFESNAILCYLAEGSTLMPAAPFARAQVLQWLFFEQYSHEPQVAVARYIRRHLAEGHSRYAELPARIAGGNRALGVMEGHLAGRDFLVGEGFSVADIGLYAYTHVAAQGGFDLGQFPAVQAWCARVAGLPGHVPMLEGPPQSP
- a CDS encoding 5-methyltetrahydropteroyltriglutamate--homocysteine methyltransferase, translated to MALPLIPTMLVGSYPQPGWLINRDVLMGSGPPRVRMRQVWRMGGEALDEAQNDAVLTAVHDQERAGIDVITDGEVRRESYFNAFATALDGVDIDNPGTVRARNGKPTQVPRVVGPIRLTRSVHAEEVAFLRAQTDRPIKVTIPGGFTMAKLALDEHYNDQEALIMAYAAAVNEEIKTLKAAGADWIQIDEPYMQANPQEADRWGVAAIDRALEGIAGPTAVHLCFGYAYVVSGKPSGYSYLPQLNACRADAISIEAAQPHLDPETLRSLPDKKVIYGVIDLADPVAETAEVVADRLRGALRHIDADRLIGAPDCGMKYLPRGLAFAKLKALADGAALVRASL